In the genome of Enterococcus hirae ATCC 9790, one region contains:
- a CDS encoding head maturation protease, ClpP-related: MKKFWECKQSVDQDEADIYIFGEITSFKWDESDTTASSFQKDLKELGDVKKINLHVNSPGGSVFEGIAIGNMLKQHKAYVTAYVDALAASIASVIVVSCDKVIMPENSMMMIHNPWSFAIGNANELRKQADDLDRIAESSVVTYLAKAGEKLTEEKIKQIMAEETWLSAKEAFDYGLCDIVESSNQIAASISEKLFSNYQRVPEKFLMTKQENQIDDHERKK, encoded by the coding sequence ATGAAAAAGTTTTGGGAATGTAAACAATCTGTTGATCAAGATGAAGCTGACATCTATATTTTTGGAGAAATTACATCATTCAAATGGGATGAATCAGATACAACAGCTTCGAGTTTTCAAAAAGATTTAAAAGAGCTTGGAGATGTCAAAAAAATTAATTTACATGTGAATTCTCCTGGTGGTTCTGTTTTTGAAGGAATTGCTATAGGAAATATGTTAAAGCAACATAAAGCATATGTAACAGCTTATGTGGACGCTCTAGCAGCTTCTATTGCCAGTGTAATCGTAGTTAGTTGCGATAAGGTTATTATGCCAGAAAATAGCATGATGATGATTCATAATCCGTGGTCTTTTGCTATAGGTAATGCCAATGAATTAAGAAAACAAGCTGACGATCTTGACAGAATTGCGGAATCATCAGTTGTAACTTATCTTGCTAAAGCTGGTGAGAAATTAACAGAAGAAAAAATCAAACAAATAATGGCTGAAGAAACTTGGTTATCAGCAAAAGAAGCATTTGACTATGGTTTATGTGACATTGTTGAATCTTCGAATCAAATAGCAGCATCTATTAGCGAAAAACTCTTTAGTAATTATCAAAGAGTTCCTGAGAAATTCTTAATGACTAAACAAGAAAATCAAATAGATGATCATGAAAGAAAAAAATAA
- a CDS encoding HeH/LEM domain-containing protein: MTDNNDFTSLRVSELKHFLDEKNISYKSSDKREDLIALLEESKEE; encoded by the coding sequence TTGACAGATAACAATGATTTTACTTCTTTGAGAGTTTCGGAATTAAAACATTTTTTAGACGAGAAAAATATTTCTTATAAATCTTCTGATAAAAGAGAAGATTTAATTGCTTTATTAGAAGAATCTAAAGAAGAATAA
- a CDS encoding head-tail connector protein codes for MILNPRDELDLQEIKEAIREDYSNDDIGIIRAARSAIAYIKGAIGKDKPSFYLQDNETIDLLNLGILLLTDHYYHAGSATIESSSQNGVLREYDLGFNSLLLQLKAEYKVFKEEETNEEK; via the coding sequence ATGATTTTAAATCCAAGGGATGAATTAGATTTACAAGAGATAAAAGAAGCTATCCGAGAAGACTATTCAAATGATGATATAGGTATAATACGAGCTGCTAGATCAGCAATTGCATATATAAAGGGGGCTATCGGAAAAGATAAGCCTTCTTTTTATTTGCAAGATAATGAAACCATAGATTTATTAAATTTAGGTATTTTGCTATTAACAGACCATTATTATCATGCAGGTTCGGCAACTATTGAATCCAGTAGTCAAAATGGCGTACTTAGAGAATATGACTTGGGGTTCAATTCTCTTCTTCTTCAATTAAAAGCGGAATATAAGGTTTTTAAGGAGGAAGAAACAAATGAGGAAAAGTAG
- a CDS encoding phage portal protein, with the protein MNKFQRTINKITPKFIKQSIIKGSYENQNFKSWIGKTFFGLENSTLETNENIFSIISRLSNTLSSLPFKKYLNCEQQFDESMDRLMYFPNKNQTLDQIINVLEVSRNTNGNGYALIVRDIRGQLESLIPFNPNYVNPIVERSSKELWYQVNNDGKTFYFHNSDVIHVRHIAGNGIWKGISPIQVLKNSNDFDKAVREFSLKEMQSLRDSFILTYDTSVDEEKKKAVVEDFRRFYEENGGVLFQEPGITIEEMNRNFVATDMKITEKITRDRIANVFNVPSVFLNSDSSSFSSNEQLMQLFVNMTLTPIVKQYEREFNKKILQKNERIKGYYFKFNMMGLLRGDSDARQKFYHGGIRDGWMAPDEARMLEEMPPRGGKAADLWISGDMYPQEMDPTLRKSHKSSETDVTKNS; encoded by the coding sequence ATGAATAAATTCCAAAGGACTATTAACAAAATAACTCCTAAATTTATCAAACAATCAATTATTAAAGGATCCTATGAAAATCAAAATTTTAAATCATGGATTGGAAAGACTTTTTTTGGATTAGAAAACTCAACTCTTGAAACTAACGAAAATATATTTTCAATCATTTCTCGTTTAAGTAATACATTATCCAGTCTACCATTTAAAAAATATTTGAATTGTGAACAGCAATTCGATGAATCGATGGATCGGTTGATGTATTTTCCTAATAAAAATCAAACTTTAGACCAAATAATTAATGTATTGGAAGTTAGTAGAAATACAAACGGAAATGGTTATGCTTTGATTGTTCGAGATATTCGGGGGCAATTAGAATCACTGATCCCGTTCAATCCAAATTATGTTAATCCTATTGTTGAAAGGAGTAGTAAAGAATTATGGTATCAAGTGAATAACGATGGTAAAACATTCTACTTTCATAATTCTGATGTTATTCATGTGCGACACATTGCAGGAAATGGAATTTGGAAGGGAATTAGCCCAATACAAGTATTAAAAAATTCGAATGATTTTGATAAAGCTGTTCGTGAGTTCTCTTTAAAAGAGATGCAATCATTACGAGATTCATTCATTTTAACTTATGACACTAGCGTTGATGAAGAAAAGAAAAAGGCTGTAGTGGAAGATTTCCGACGGTTTTATGAAGAAAATGGCGGTGTACTTTTTCAAGAGCCTGGTATAACTATTGAAGAAATGAACCGTAACTTTGTAGCAACAGACATGAAGATCACTGAGAAAATTACTCGAGATCGTATTGCTAATGTTTTTAACGTTCCTAGTGTTTTTTTGAACTCCGACAGTAGTAGTTTCTCATCAAATGAACAGTTGATGCAACTATTCGTTAATATGACTCTCACTCCTATTGTGAAGCAATATGAAAGAGAATTTAACAAGAAGATACTTCAAAAAAATGAAAGAATAAAAGGCTATTACTTTAAGTTCAATATGATGGGACTCTTGCGTGGGGACAGTGATGCTAGGCAGAAATTTTATCATGGTGGTATTCGTGATGGATGGATGGCGCCAGATGAAGCAAGGATGCTTGAAGAAATGCCACCACGTGGAGGTAAAGCTGCTGATTTATGGATTTCAGGCGATATGTACCCGCAAGAAATGGATCCAACATTAAGGAAATCGCATAAATCTAGTGAAACAGACGTAACTAAAAATAGTTAG
- a CDS encoding terminase large subunit has translation MELTSLSYSELEKWWENYKEEQASWGGILLEPYPELLTTWYAERLIDESIPASKENILAAKRHILDLERQGTEEFPWIFDEEVGHRPIRFIEDNCRPTEGDFDRFILQPWQHFIIGSMFGWIHKDTGIRRFREALTFVGRKNGKTSLISGLSAYMLGYDNEQGANVYVLANAKDQASILFDKTKEMVKQSPRLDKKYKPQRSLIKDEATFSKMEARASDSKKLDGLNTHFAIFDEIHEFINFKLINVIKKSRGTRRQPLIVYITTAGYVLDGPLMQYYDNALDCLEHLEDGLDERVFYFVAKLDDVSEADDPRNWIKANPNIGLMSFVDLVTDWKTERNSPQEKADWFTKQFNLFSDIDELSFLDMQTINKNNKIIDWKTMEGEECVGGYDLSETQDFTSANLEFPIYETGEIAVLEHSWISQERYNNDNNKQRLDAWIKSGDLTVTPGSYVDYQFVFDWFVEQSKKYKVLKVRYDRRNSLILNQQMIDFGFVMEEAIQGFTTLGGPMKDLKERFLDGKVIYNQQKIFRWYLSNVKLVQDRNNNWMPTKQSKNRKIDGFASVLNSHVSVVEMFAKKSKQTGTVGFISIREMMRGG, from the coding sequence ATGGAATTGACTTCTTTATCTTATTCTGAGTTAGAAAAATGGTGGGAAAACTACAAGGAGGAACAAGCTTCTTGGGGCGGGATATTATTAGAACCCTATCCAGAATTATTGACTACTTGGTACGCTGAACGTTTGATCGATGAATCTATACCAGCGAGTAAAGAAAATATTCTTGCTGCTAAAAGGCATATATTAGATTTAGAACGACAAGGAACCGAAGAATTTCCGTGGATTTTTGATGAAGAAGTAGGGCATCGTCCAATTCGATTTATTGAAGATAATTGCCGTCCGACTGAAGGAGACTTTGACCGATTTATTTTGCAACCATGGCAACATTTTATCATTGGTTCAATGTTTGGATGGATTCATAAAGACACAGGAATCCGACGTTTTCGTGAAGCTTTGACATTTGTAGGACGAAAAAATGGTAAAACGTCACTTATCAGCGGATTATCAGCTTATATGTTGGGATATGATAACGAGCAAGGTGCTAATGTCTATGTTTTGGCCAATGCGAAAGATCAAGCATCAATTTTATTTGATAAAACAAAGGAAATGGTAAAGCAATCTCCTAGATTAGACAAAAAGTATAAGCCACAAAGATCATTAATTAAAGACGAAGCAACTTTTTCTAAGATGGAGGCCCGAGCATCGGATAGTAAAAAACTCGATGGATTAAATACTCATTTTGCGATTTTCGATGAAATCCATGAATTTATAAATTTCAAATTGATTAATGTAATAAAAAAATCTCGCGGTACGCGAAGGCAACCACTAATAGTTTATATAACTACAGCAGGTTATGTTCTTGATGGACCACTTATGCAATATTATGATAATGCACTCGATTGTTTAGAACATCTTGAAGATGGTCTGGATGAACGGGTTTTTTATTTTGTAGCAAAACTAGACGATGTTTCAGAAGCGGATGATCCAAGAAACTGGATTAAAGCAAATCCTAACATTGGCTTAATGTCATTTGTTGATTTAGTAACCGACTGGAAAACAGAACGTAACAGTCCTCAAGAGAAAGCTGACTGGTTCACAAAACAGTTTAATTTATTTTCTGACATAGACGAATTATCGTTTTTAGATATGCAAACAATTAATAAGAATAACAAAATAATTGATTGGAAAACGATGGAAGGTGAAGAATGTGTTGGAGGATATGACTTATCAGAAACACAAGACTTTACATCGGCTAATTTGGAATTTCCCATTTATGAAACTGGAGAAATAGCAGTTTTAGAACATAGTTGGATTTCGCAAGAAAGATATAACAACGACAATAATAAACAACGGTTGGATGCTTGGATAAAATCAGGTGATTTAACTGTGACACCAGGAAGTTATGTTGATTATCAGTTTGTTTTTGACTGGTTTGTGGAGCAATCAAAAAAATATAAAGTGTTGAAAGTTAGATATGATCGAAGAAATAGTCTGATTTTAAATCAACAAATGATTGATTTTGGATTTGTCATGGAAGAAGCTATTCAAGGATTCACTACTCTTGGTGGACCAATGAAAGACTTAAAAGAACGATTTTTAGATGGCAAAGTTATTTATAATCAGCAAAAAATTTTTAGATGGTATTTATCAAATGTAAAACTAGTACAAGATAGAAATAATAATTGGATGCCTACGAAACAATCAAAAAATAGAAAAATTGACGGTTTTGCATCAGTGTTAAATAGTCATGTAAGTGTAGTGGAAATGTTTGCTAAAAAATCAAAACAAACAGGAACTGTTGGCTTCATAAGTATAAGAGAAATGATGAGAGGAGGTTAA
- a CDS encoding phage capsid protein, producing MKTLFELKQDMTTVGKQIQKTKDEISQKAADTSVTVEELNQLNKTAAELQQRFDIIKNQHDQMEAEQKASLSKGNFTEATDPKQKIIDAKAELIRATMANRPVNSDVLQVLGDNSTTKGNKFLPSTLTNDIIAEPLVKNQLREKETVTQITNLVIPRISFTIDDDDFIQDGEAAKEIELKGDSVNFGRFQTKVKAGITDTVLMGTNTNLVQTVENNLRAGLAAKERKVSFATSPKSGEEHMSFYDKTEVNIKEVEGNDLYEAITNALADLHEDFRENATIYMRFSDYVTIIRTLANGSATLYNAQPEQVLGKPVIFTDAATTPVVGDFSYAHLNYDIADVLYEQYKDYDNGINYFMVTAWFDHQIKLASAFRLATIKKA from the coding sequence ATGAAGACACTTTTTGAATTAAAACAAGATATGACAACGGTAGGAAAACAAATACAAAAAACTAAAGATGAAATTTCTCAAAAAGCAGCTGATACTTCAGTAACTGTTGAAGAATTAAATCAATTAAATAAAACTGCAGCAGAGTTACAACAAAGATTTGATATTATCAAGAATCAACATGATCAAATGGAAGCAGAACAAAAAGCAAGCCTTTCGAAAGGTAACTTTACAGAAGCCACAGATCCTAAGCAAAAAATTATTGATGCAAAAGCAGAATTAATTCGAGCAACGATGGCTAATCGTCCTGTGAATTCAGATGTTCTGCAAGTATTAGGAGATAACTCAACTACAAAAGGAAATAAATTCCTGCCTTCTACATTAACAAATGATATTATTGCGGAACCGCTAGTAAAAAATCAGTTGAGAGAAAAAGAAACAGTAACCCAAATTACGAATCTTGTAATTCCTCGTATTTCATTCACAATTGATGACGATGATTTTATTCAAGATGGAGAAGCTGCTAAAGAAATAGAACTAAAAGGAGATTCAGTTAATTTTGGACGATTTCAAACAAAAGTAAAAGCTGGAATTACTGATACAGTATTGATGGGAACGAATACGAACCTGGTTCAAACAGTAGAAAATAATTTACGTGCAGGGCTTGCTGCAAAGGAACGCAAAGTTTCATTTGCTACTTCACCTAAAAGTGGCGAAGAACATATGAGTTTCTATGATAAAACCGAAGTGAATATCAAGGAGGTGGAAGGAAATGATTTATATGAAGCAATCACTAATGCTTTAGCAGACTTGCACGAAGATTTTCGAGAAAATGCAACAATTTATATGCGTTTTTCTGATTATGTAACGATTATTCGAACTTTAGCTAATGGAAGTGCTACATTATACAATGCGCAACCAGAGCAAGTCTTAGGTAAACCAGTAATCTTTACTGATGCGGCTACAACACCTGTTGTTGGTGATTTCTCATATGCACATTTGAACTACGATATTGCAGATGTATTATATGAACAATACAAAGACTATGATAATGGTATTAATTATTTTATGGTAACAGCGTGGTTTGATCACCAAATTAAATTAGCTTCAGCGTTCCGTCTAGCTACGATAAAAAAAGCGTAA